One Bombina bombina isolate aBomBom1 chromosome 5, aBomBom1.pri, whole genome shotgun sequence DNA segment encodes these proteins:
- the LOC128659801 gene encoding gastrula zinc finger protein XlCGF57.1-like — MNSYVLDNHLNSSYPSFTTESIRMIPQTPKVLDTNDYSQTLGISKQIFKGDGKLAGTGQQSLCTESNLVIKQEDNIYDLSSEMIIPEYKPHKFTEFSKHLKEGESLKSSQMIHRNKKPFKCTECEKRFTCNLHLLEHHTVHTVVKPHMCTECGRCFTSKGSLKCHKKTHTGEKPFTCNECGRCFTSKGSLISHEKTHTGEKPFTCTECGRGFAQLNSLKTHERIHTGKKPFTCTECGKCFTQMSNLKSHERIHTGEKPFTCTECGKSFTLKSNLKTHEMIHTGEKPFTCTECGKGFTQIHYLKTHERIHTGEKPFTCTKCGKSFTHKSYLKTHVRFHTGEKPFTCTECGQGFTQINDLKTHERIHTGEKPFTCTECGKCFTQINSLKTHERSHTGEKPFTCTECGKGFKQIHYLKTHERIHTEEKPFTCTECGKCFTQKSNLRDHERSHTGEKPFTCTECGKCFTQKRNLREHERSHKGRNLSHV; from the exons atgaactcatatgtgttag acaatcacttgaatagttcatacccatccttcactacagaaagcatcagaatgataccacagactccaaaagtcttagacaccaatgactattcacaaacattggggatatcaaaacagatatttaaaggagatggaAAATTGGCAGGAAccgggcagcaatcattatgtacagagagtaatttagtcatcaaacaagaggacaacatttatgacttatctagtgaaatgattatcccagagtATAAACCACAcaaatttactgagttttcaaaacatttaaaagaaggggaaagtcttaagtctagccaaatgattcatagaAATAagaaacctttcaaatgtacagaatgtgagaaaagattCACATGCAATTTGCATCTCCTTGAACACCACACAGTTCACACAGTTGTGAAACCTCACATGTGTACAGAatgtgggagatgtttcacatctAAAGGAAGCCTTAAGTGTcacaaaaagacccacacaggggagaaacctttcacatgtaatgagtgtgggagatgtttTACATCCAAGGGAAGTCTCATATCTCATGAAAaaacccacacaggggagaaacctttcacgtgtacagagtgtggaagagGATTTGCACAACtaaatagtctgaaaactcatgaaaggattcatacaggaaaaaagcctttcacatgtacagagtgtggaaaatgttttacacaaatgagtaatctgaaaagtcatgaaaggattcacacaggagaaaaaccttttacatgtacagagtgtggaaaaagttttacacttaagagtaatctgaaaactcatgaaatgattcatacaggagaaaagcctttcacgtgtacagagtgtggaaaaggttttacacaaaTACATTatctaaaaactcatgaaaggattcacacaggagaaaagccttttacatgtacaaagtgtggaaaaagttttacacataagagttatctgaaaactcatgtaagatttcacacaggggaaaagcctttcacatgtacagagtgtggacaaggttttacacaaataaatgatctaaaaactcatgaaaggattcacacaggagaaaagcctttcacatgtacagagtgtgggaaatgttttacacaaataaatagtctgaaaactcatgaaaggagtcacacaggagaaaagcctttcacatgtacagagtgtggaaaaggttttaaacaaatacattatctaaaaactcatgaaaggattcacacagaggaaaaacctttcacatgcacagagtgtggaaaatgttttacacaaaagagtaatctgagagatcatgaaaggagtcacacaggggaaaagcctttcacatgtacagagtgtgggaaatgttttacacaaaagcgtAATCTGAGAGAACATGAAAGgagtcacaagggaagaaacctttcacatgtttag